A stretch of the Oncorhynchus clarkii lewisi isolate Uvic-CL-2024 chromosome 9, UVic_Ocla_1.0, whole genome shotgun sequence genome encodes the following:
- the LOC139416248 gene encoding DDB1- and CUL4-associated factor 1-like isoform X2: MASASASVDSKAELTSLLEQWEREQQASTPDLVNILTKISELVERETEEYHKADPDPFDDRHPGRADPECVLGQLLKILFKNDDFMNALVNSYVMTSRELTLNTAACRLLQNIMPGLETAVVFQEKEGIVERLFKWAQEAEQPLRIYATGLLAGAMENQDIAANYREENSVVVPLMLQRLRELQAKDTENRKGFKRPGPRKSLGESLLPLDEETVDGGFEDNPLPPGNEGIERNEKGSDEDRVEIHSHESYSEISFHLNYLNHTHKTSSCANSAVKGLMKPVSAPPPLSHRDFPDGREEGSTHLKRRTERENGRKVKQKLNFSLPDPERNFSELSNSSWSEMSPWVIGNNYHLYPLTPEMEQRLILQYLTPLGEYQELLAVFMQMGACELLIHYMDLKQTNDVQLTFEALKYLASLLLHKKFAAQFVVHGGVQKLLEIPKPSMAATGVSLCLYYLAYNQDAMERVCMLPHSILSDVVSYSLWLLECSHASGCCHATMFFSISFSFRAVLELFDRQDGLRRMVNLISTLEILNPEDQGALLSDDQIFSSRQTAKHTCMALRRYSEAHLAIKVEQVKQSLQRTEGGAPIHPQPYYKACSYTHEQVVEMMEFLIEYGPVRLYWEPAEVFHKLCCVQLLLQLISIACDWRTYYGRSDTVRYALDILSILTVVPKTQLLMSESVAVLDGEGGNAISTVGMGVVLVVAEGEVFVNDAEIQKSALQVVINCVCAPDKRMSGIGKFISGTPLRRLPQTIKNSESVLTKMWNVVQSNNGIKVLLSLLTVKMPITDADQIRTLACKALVGLSRSSSVRQIISKLPLFSSGHIQQLMKEPVLQDKRSEHVKFCKFAAELIKRVSGKPLMIGTDVSLAWLQRANVVAQSRISFPEKELLLLIRNHLVVKGLHDTATTLTKEADLPMAILPHPSSSALLPVVVPPASPAPALPRTPRLANGVTARLVSHSSQPSVPLSVHPQPRPSTSQLLMVPPAAPPLLTPHQSNGSPLIGRIVFMRERPSLCPVPAICKKPRVLRQKSDYGAFSQSPAMKKQLDRHLPSPPALDSIITEYLREQHARCKNPVTTCPPFSLFTPHQCPEPKQRRQAPTNFTSRHTRRVVYPKYGGVDGGCFDRHLIFSRFRPISVFREADEDESGFMCCAFSARERFLMLGTCTGQLKLYNVFTGQEEASYSCHSSAITHLEPSRDGSLLLTSASWSYPLSALWGMKSVFIMKHSFLDDHYVEFSKLSQDRVIGTKEHIAHIYDIQTGQKTLTLHYPDLSNNYKRNCATFNPTDDLVLNDGVLWDVRSAQAIHKFDKFNMNISGVFHPNGLELIVNTEIWDLRTFHLLHTVPALDQCRIVFNNNGTVIYGAMLQADNEDDLLEMQMKTPFGSSFRTFNATDYKPIATIDVKRNIFDLCTDTKDCYLAVIENQDSVNTDTVCRLYEVGRQRLAEEEEDEEDQEDDDQEDDDDDEDDSDDDIDTDPLVAELENENGGEDEEDGNNEFSPSDDEEVARLLEGDDDDDSDEEDGDLALDNNSSDLEDDIILSLNE; the protein is encoded by the exons GCTGCAGAATATCATGCCTGGGTTGGAGACTGCTGTGGTCTTTCAGGAGAAG GAGGGCATAGTGGAGAGGCTTTTTAAATGGGCCCAGGAGGCGGAGCAGCCCCTGAGAATCTATGCTACAGGCCTGTTGGCTGGAGCAATGGAGAACCAGGACATCGCTGCCAACTACAGGGAGGAGAACTCTGTCGTG GTGCCTCTGATGCTGCAGCGGCTACGCGAGCTGCAGGCCAAGGACACTGAAAACCGGAAGGGGTTTAAACGGCCCGGTCCCAGGAAGAGCCTGGGGGAATCTCTCCTTCCTCTGGATGAGGAGACGGTCGACGGGGGCTTCGAGGACAACCCTTTACCCCCGGGGAATGAAGGCATTGAGAGGAATGAGAAGGGATCAGATGAGGACCGAGTGGAGATCCACAGCCACGAGTCTTACAGCGAGATCTCCTTCCACCTCAACTACCTTAACCACACCCACAAGACCAGTAGCTGCGCTAACTCTGCTGTCAAAGGACTGATGAAGCCTGTGTCTGCCCCGCCGCCTCTGTCCCACCGGGACTTCCCCGACGGCAGGGAGGAGGGCAGCACTCACCtcaagaggagaacagagagggagaatggacGGAAGGTGAAACAGAAACTGAACTTCTCCCTGCCAGACCCGGAGAGGAACTTCAGCGAGCTGTCCAACAGCAGCTGGTCTGAGATGAGCCCCTGGGTGATTGGGAACAACTATCACCTTTACCCTCTGACCCCAGAGATGGAGCAGAGACTCATCCTACAGTACCTCACCCCTCTGGGAGAGTACCAGGAG CTTCTGGCTGTCTTCATGCAGATGGGAGCCTGTGAGCTGCTCATCCATTACATGGACCTGAAGCAGACCAACGATGTACAGCTCACCTTTGAGGCTCTCAAG TACCTAGCCTCCCTGCTCCTGCATAAGAAGTTTGCCGCCCAGTTTGTGGTCCATGGAGGGGTTCAGAAGCTGCTGGAGATCCCCAAGCCTTCCATGGCCGCCACAGGGGTGTCTCTGTGCCTCTACTACCTGGCCTACAACCAGGATGCCATGGAGAGG GTGTGTATGCTGCCCCACTCTATCCTGTCTGACGTGGTGAGCTACAGTCTGTGGCTGTTGGAGTGTTCCCACGCCTCGGGCTGCTGCCACGccaccatgttcttctccatctctttctccttccgAGCAGTGCTGGAACTCTTCGACAGGCAGGACGGCCTCCGGCGCATGGTCAACCTG ATCAGCACATTGGAGATCCTGAACCCTGAGGACCAGGGTGCCCTGCTGAGTGATGACCAGATCTTCTCCAGCAGGCAGACGGCCAAGCACACCTGCATGGCCCTGCGCAGGTACTCCGAGGCCCATCTGGCCATCAAGGTGGAGCAGGTCAAGCAGTCCCTGCAGCGGACTGAAGGGGGCGCTCCCATTCACCCACAGCCTTACTACAAG GCATGTAGTTACACCCACGAGCAGGTGGTGGAGATGATGGAGTTCCTGATTGAGTACGGCCCAGTCAGGCTGTACTGGGAGCCTGCAGAAGTTTTCCATAAGCTCTGCTGTGTGCAGCTTCTCCTGCAGCTCATCTCCATTGCCTGTGACTGGAGGACCTACTACGGCAG GAGTGACACAGTGCGTTATGCTCTGGACATACTGAGCATCCTGACGGTGGTCCCTAAGACCCAGCTGCTGATGTCGGAGTCTGTGGCCGTGCTGGATGGGGAGGGGGGCAACGCCATCTCCACCGTGG GTATGGGTGTAGTCCTGGTGGTGGCAGAGGGAGAGGTGTTTGTGAACGATGCCGAGATTCAGAAGTCCGCTCTGCAGGTGGTCATTAACTGTGTGTGCGCTCCAGATAAACGCATGTCCGGCATCGGCAAGTTCATCTCTGGCACGCCCCTCAGACGTCTACCCCAGACCATCAAGAACAGCGAGAGCGTGCTCACCAAGATGTGGAATGTGGTGCAGTCCAACAATGGCATCAAG GTACTGCTGTCCCTGCTGACGGTGAAGATGCCCATCACAGATGCGGATCAGATTCGGACCCTGGCCTGTAAGGCCCTGGTGGGTCTGTCCCGCTCCAGCTCAGTCAGACAGATTATCAGCAAGCTGCCTCTCTTCAGCAGTGGACACATCCAGCAGCTCATGAAGGAGCCCGTGCTCCAGGACAAACGCAGCGAACACGTCAAGTTCTGCAAGTTTGCGGCTGAGCTAATCAAGCGGGTGTCTGGTAAACCCCTCATGATCGGGACGGATGTTTCCCTGGCCTGGCTGCAGAGGGCAAATGTGGTGGCCCAGTCCAGAATATCCTTTCCTGAGAAGGAGCTACTGCTGTTGATCCGGAACCACCTGGTGGTCAAGGGTCTGCATGACACTGCCACCACACTCACCAAGGAGGCCGACCTCCCCATGGCCATCCTCCCCCACCCATCTTCCTCAGCTTTGCTTCCTGTCGTTGTTCCCCCTGCTTCTCCTGCCCCTGCCCTCCCCCGGACCCCTCGGCTGGCCAATGGGGTCACAGCACGGTTGGTGAGCCACAGCTCTCAGCCGTCCGTGCCGTTGTCAGTTCACCCCCAGCCTCGTCCCTCGACGTCGCAACTCCTCATGGTACCTCCGGCCGCCCCTCCCCTGTTGACCCCTCACCAAAGCAACGGCTCTCCCCTGATTGGGCGGATCGTGTTCATGCGAGAGCGCCCGTCGCTGTGCCCCGTGCCTGCCATCTGTAAGAAGCCGCGGGTGCTGAGGCAGAAGTCAGACTACGGTGCCTTCAGCCAGAGTCCAGCCATGAAGAAACAGCTGGACAGACACCTGCCCTCTCCTCCCGCCCTGGACAGCATCATCACAGAGTACCTGAGGGAGCAGCACGCGCGCTGCAAGAACCCCGTTACCACCtgcccccccttctccctcttcacCCCCCACCAGTGCCCTGAGCCCAAGCAGAGGCGCCAGGCCCCAACCAACTTCACCTCCCGACACACACGCAGGGTTGTCTACCCAAAATACGGAGGGGTGGATGGCGGCTGCTTCGACCGACACCTCATCTTTAGCAG gTTCCGACCCATCTCTGTGTTCAGGGAAGCAGACGAGGATGAGAGTGGGTTCATGTGTTGTGCCTTCTCTGCCCGTGAGCGGTTCCTGATGCTGGGGACATGTACTGGCCAACTCAAACTCTACAATGTGTTCACAGGCCAGGAGGAGGCCAGCTATAGCTGCCACAGCTCTGCCATCACACACCTAGAGCCATCACGG GATGGCTCTCTGTTGTTGACGTCAGCATCATGGAGTTATCCTCTGTCTGCACTGTGGGGCATGAAGTCAGTGTTCATCATGAA GCATTCCTTCTTAGATGACCATTATGTGGAGTTCAGTAAACTTTCACAAGACCGAGTCATTGGCACAAAGGAACACATAGCTCAC ATCTACGACATCCAGACAGGGCAGAAGACCCTCACCCTCCACTACCCGGACCTGTCCAACAACTACAAGAGGAACTGTGCAACCTTTAACCCCACCGACGACCTGGTGCTGAACGACGGCGTGCTGTGGGATGTGCGCTCAGCTCAGGCCATCCACAAGTTTGACAAGTTCAACATGAACATCAGCGGAGTGTTCCACCCCAACGGCCTGGAGCTCATTGTCAACACTGAGATT TGGGACCTGCGGACCTTCCACCTGCTCCACACAGTGCCAGCTCTGGACCAGTGCAGAATCGTCTTCAATAACAACGGCACGGTCATCTACGGAG CGATGCTACAGGCAGATAATGAGGACGATCTATTGGAAATGCAGATGAAGACTCCCTTTGGCTCCTCCTTCAGGACGTTCAACGCCACTGACTACAAACCCATTG CCACCATCGACGTGAAGAGGAATATATTTGACCTCTGCACGGATACTAAGGACTGCTACCTGGCTGTGATCGAG AACCAAGACTCTGTCAACACAGACACAGTGTGCAGACTGTACGAGGTGGGACGCCAGAGActggctgaggaggaggaggatgaggaagatcaG GAAGATGACGATCAAgaggatgacgatgatgatgaagatgactcTGACGACGACATCGacacagacccactggttgccgaGCTGGAAAATGAAAATGGAGGAGAGGACGAGGAAGATGGGAACAATGAATTCTCTCCCTCTGACGATGAAGAGGTAGCTCGTCTGCTTGAGGGGGATGATGACGATGACTCGGATGAGGAAGATGGGGACCTTGCCCTGGATAACA ACAGCTCAGACCTTGAGGATGACATAATCCTGTCCCTGAATGAGTGA
- the LOC139416248 gene encoding DDB1- and CUL4-associated factor 1-like isoform X1, whose translation MASASASVDSKAELTSLLEQWEREQQASTPDLVNILTKISELVERETEEYHKADPDPFDDRHPGRADPECVLGQLLKILFKNDDFMNALVNSYVMTSRELTLNTAACRLLQNIMPGLETAVVFQEKEGIVERLFKWAQEAEQPLRIYATGLLAGAMENQDIAANYREENSVVVPLMLQRLRELQAKDTENRKGFKRPGPRKSLGESLLPLDEETVDGGFEDNPLPPGNEGIERNEKGSDEDRVEIHSHESYSEISFHLNYLNHTHKTSSCANSAVKGLMKPVSAPPPLSHRDFPDGREEGSTHLKRRTERENGRKVKQKLNFSLPDPERNFSELSNSSWSEMSPWVIGNNYHLYPLTPEMEQRLILQYLTPLGEYQELLAVFMQMGACELLIHYMDLKQTNDVQLTFEALKYLASLLLHKKFAAQFVVHGGVQKLLEIPKPSMAATGVSLCLYYLAYNQDAMERVCMLPHSILSDVVSYSLWLLECSHASGCCHATMFFSISFSFRAVLELFDRQDGLRRMVNLISTLEILNPEDQGALLSDDQIFSSRQTAKHTCMALRRYSEAHLAIKVEQVKQSLQRTEGGAPIHPQPYYKACSYTHEQVVEMMEFLIEYGPVRLYWEPAEVFHKLCCVQLLLQLISIACDWRTYYGRSDTVRYALDILSILTVVPKTQLLMSESVAVLDGEGGNAISTVGMGVVLVVAEGEVFVNDAEIQKSALQVVINCVCAPDKRMSGIGKFISGTPLRRLPQTIKNSESVLTKMWNVVQSNNGIKVLLSLLTVKMPITDADQIRTLACKALVGLSRSSSVRQIISKLPLFSSGHIQQLMKEPVLQDKRSEHVKFCKFAAELIKRVSGKPLMIGTDVSLAWLQRANVVAQSRISFPEKELLLLIRNHLVVKGLHDTATTLTKEADLPMAILPHPSSSALLPVVVPPASPAPALPRTPRLANGVTARLVSHSSQPSVPLSVHPQPRPSTSQLLMVPPAAPPLLTPHQSNGSPLIGRIVFMRERPSLCPVPAICKKPRVLRQKSDYGAFSQSPAMKKQLDRHLPSPPALDSIITEYLREQHARCKNPVTTCPPFSLFTPHQCPEPKQRRQAPTNFTSRHTRRVVYPKYGGVDGGCFDRHLIFSRFRPISVFREADEDESGFMCCAFSARERFLMLGTCTGQLKLYNVFTGQEEASYSCHSSAITHLEPSRDGSLLLTSASWSYPLSALWGMKSVFIMKHSFLDDHYVEFSKLSQDRVIGTKEHIAHIYDIQTGQKTLTLHYPDLSNNYKRNCATFNPTDDLVLNDGVLWDVRSAQAIHKFDKFNMNISGVFHPNGLELIVNTEIWDLRTFHLLHTVPALDQCRIVFNNNGTVIYGAMLQADNEDDLLEMQMKTPFGSSFRTFNATDYKPIATIDVKRNIFDLCTDTKDCYLAVIENQDSVNTDTVCRLYEVGRQRLAEEEEDEEDQEDDDQEDDDDDEDDSDDDIDTDPLVAELENENGGEDEEDGNNEFSPSDDEEVARLLEGDDDDDSDEEDGDLALDNTDSSDLEDDIILSLNE comes from the exons GCTGCAGAATATCATGCCTGGGTTGGAGACTGCTGTGGTCTTTCAGGAGAAG GAGGGCATAGTGGAGAGGCTTTTTAAATGGGCCCAGGAGGCGGAGCAGCCCCTGAGAATCTATGCTACAGGCCTGTTGGCTGGAGCAATGGAGAACCAGGACATCGCTGCCAACTACAGGGAGGAGAACTCTGTCGTG GTGCCTCTGATGCTGCAGCGGCTACGCGAGCTGCAGGCCAAGGACACTGAAAACCGGAAGGGGTTTAAACGGCCCGGTCCCAGGAAGAGCCTGGGGGAATCTCTCCTTCCTCTGGATGAGGAGACGGTCGACGGGGGCTTCGAGGACAACCCTTTACCCCCGGGGAATGAAGGCATTGAGAGGAATGAGAAGGGATCAGATGAGGACCGAGTGGAGATCCACAGCCACGAGTCTTACAGCGAGATCTCCTTCCACCTCAACTACCTTAACCACACCCACAAGACCAGTAGCTGCGCTAACTCTGCTGTCAAAGGACTGATGAAGCCTGTGTCTGCCCCGCCGCCTCTGTCCCACCGGGACTTCCCCGACGGCAGGGAGGAGGGCAGCACTCACCtcaagaggagaacagagagggagaatggacGGAAGGTGAAACAGAAACTGAACTTCTCCCTGCCAGACCCGGAGAGGAACTTCAGCGAGCTGTCCAACAGCAGCTGGTCTGAGATGAGCCCCTGGGTGATTGGGAACAACTATCACCTTTACCCTCTGACCCCAGAGATGGAGCAGAGACTCATCCTACAGTACCTCACCCCTCTGGGAGAGTACCAGGAG CTTCTGGCTGTCTTCATGCAGATGGGAGCCTGTGAGCTGCTCATCCATTACATGGACCTGAAGCAGACCAACGATGTACAGCTCACCTTTGAGGCTCTCAAG TACCTAGCCTCCCTGCTCCTGCATAAGAAGTTTGCCGCCCAGTTTGTGGTCCATGGAGGGGTTCAGAAGCTGCTGGAGATCCCCAAGCCTTCCATGGCCGCCACAGGGGTGTCTCTGTGCCTCTACTACCTGGCCTACAACCAGGATGCCATGGAGAGG GTGTGTATGCTGCCCCACTCTATCCTGTCTGACGTGGTGAGCTACAGTCTGTGGCTGTTGGAGTGTTCCCACGCCTCGGGCTGCTGCCACGccaccatgttcttctccatctctttctccttccgAGCAGTGCTGGAACTCTTCGACAGGCAGGACGGCCTCCGGCGCATGGTCAACCTG ATCAGCACATTGGAGATCCTGAACCCTGAGGACCAGGGTGCCCTGCTGAGTGATGACCAGATCTTCTCCAGCAGGCAGACGGCCAAGCACACCTGCATGGCCCTGCGCAGGTACTCCGAGGCCCATCTGGCCATCAAGGTGGAGCAGGTCAAGCAGTCCCTGCAGCGGACTGAAGGGGGCGCTCCCATTCACCCACAGCCTTACTACAAG GCATGTAGTTACACCCACGAGCAGGTGGTGGAGATGATGGAGTTCCTGATTGAGTACGGCCCAGTCAGGCTGTACTGGGAGCCTGCAGAAGTTTTCCATAAGCTCTGCTGTGTGCAGCTTCTCCTGCAGCTCATCTCCATTGCCTGTGACTGGAGGACCTACTACGGCAG GAGTGACACAGTGCGTTATGCTCTGGACATACTGAGCATCCTGACGGTGGTCCCTAAGACCCAGCTGCTGATGTCGGAGTCTGTGGCCGTGCTGGATGGGGAGGGGGGCAACGCCATCTCCACCGTGG GTATGGGTGTAGTCCTGGTGGTGGCAGAGGGAGAGGTGTTTGTGAACGATGCCGAGATTCAGAAGTCCGCTCTGCAGGTGGTCATTAACTGTGTGTGCGCTCCAGATAAACGCATGTCCGGCATCGGCAAGTTCATCTCTGGCACGCCCCTCAGACGTCTACCCCAGACCATCAAGAACAGCGAGAGCGTGCTCACCAAGATGTGGAATGTGGTGCAGTCCAACAATGGCATCAAG GTACTGCTGTCCCTGCTGACGGTGAAGATGCCCATCACAGATGCGGATCAGATTCGGACCCTGGCCTGTAAGGCCCTGGTGGGTCTGTCCCGCTCCAGCTCAGTCAGACAGATTATCAGCAAGCTGCCTCTCTTCAGCAGTGGACACATCCAGCAGCTCATGAAGGAGCCCGTGCTCCAGGACAAACGCAGCGAACACGTCAAGTTCTGCAAGTTTGCGGCTGAGCTAATCAAGCGGGTGTCTGGTAAACCCCTCATGATCGGGACGGATGTTTCCCTGGCCTGGCTGCAGAGGGCAAATGTGGTGGCCCAGTCCAGAATATCCTTTCCTGAGAAGGAGCTACTGCTGTTGATCCGGAACCACCTGGTGGTCAAGGGTCTGCATGACACTGCCACCACACTCACCAAGGAGGCCGACCTCCCCATGGCCATCCTCCCCCACCCATCTTCCTCAGCTTTGCTTCCTGTCGTTGTTCCCCCTGCTTCTCCTGCCCCTGCCCTCCCCCGGACCCCTCGGCTGGCCAATGGGGTCACAGCACGGTTGGTGAGCCACAGCTCTCAGCCGTCCGTGCCGTTGTCAGTTCACCCCCAGCCTCGTCCCTCGACGTCGCAACTCCTCATGGTACCTCCGGCCGCCCCTCCCCTGTTGACCCCTCACCAAAGCAACGGCTCTCCCCTGATTGGGCGGATCGTGTTCATGCGAGAGCGCCCGTCGCTGTGCCCCGTGCCTGCCATCTGTAAGAAGCCGCGGGTGCTGAGGCAGAAGTCAGACTACGGTGCCTTCAGCCAGAGTCCAGCCATGAAGAAACAGCTGGACAGACACCTGCCCTCTCCTCCCGCCCTGGACAGCATCATCACAGAGTACCTGAGGGAGCAGCACGCGCGCTGCAAGAACCCCGTTACCACCtgcccccccttctccctcttcacCCCCCACCAGTGCCCTGAGCCCAAGCAGAGGCGCCAGGCCCCAACCAACTTCACCTCCCGACACACACGCAGGGTTGTCTACCCAAAATACGGAGGGGTGGATGGCGGCTGCTTCGACCGACACCTCATCTTTAGCAG gTTCCGACCCATCTCTGTGTTCAGGGAAGCAGACGAGGATGAGAGTGGGTTCATGTGTTGTGCCTTCTCTGCCCGTGAGCGGTTCCTGATGCTGGGGACATGTACTGGCCAACTCAAACTCTACAATGTGTTCACAGGCCAGGAGGAGGCCAGCTATAGCTGCCACAGCTCTGCCATCACACACCTAGAGCCATCACGG GATGGCTCTCTGTTGTTGACGTCAGCATCATGGAGTTATCCTCTGTCTGCACTGTGGGGCATGAAGTCAGTGTTCATCATGAA GCATTCCTTCTTAGATGACCATTATGTGGAGTTCAGTAAACTTTCACAAGACCGAGTCATTGGCACAAAGGAACACATAGCTCAC ATCTACGACATCCAGACAGGGCAGAAGACCCTCACCCTCCACTACCCGGACCTGTCCAACAACTACAAGAGGAACTGTGCAACCTTTAACCCCACCGACGACCTGGTGCTGAACGACGGCGTGCTGTGGGATGTGCGCTCAGCTCAGGCCATCCACAAGTTTGACAAGTTCAACATGAACATCAGCGGAGTGTTCCACCCCAACGGCCTGGAGCTCATTGTCAACACTGAGATT TGGGACCTGCGGACCTTCCACCTGCTCCACACAGTGCCAGCTCTGGACCAGTGCAGAATCGTCTTCAATAACAACGGCACGGTCATCTACGGAG CGATGCTACAGGCAGATAATGAGGACGATCTATTGGAAATGCAGATGAAGACTCCCTTTGGCTCCTCCTTCAGGACGTTCAACGCCACTGACTACAAACCCATTG CCACCATCGACGTGAAGAGGAATATATTTGACCTCTGCACGGATACTAAGGACTGCTACCTGGCTGTGATCGAG AACCAAGACTCTGTCAACACAGACACAGTGTGCAGACTGTACGAGGTGGGACGCCAGAGActggctgaggaggaggaggatgaggaagatcaG GAAGATGACGATCAAgaggatgacgatgatgatgaagatgactcTGACGACGACATCGacacagacccactggttgccgaGCTGGAAAATGAAAATGGAGGAGAGGACGAGGAAGATGGGAACAATGAATTCTCTCCCTCTGACGATGAAGAGGTAGCTCGTCTGCTTGAGGGGGATGATGACGATGACTCGGATGAGGAAGATGGGGACCTTGCCCTGGATAACA CAGACAGCTCAGACCTTGAGGATGACATAATCCTGTCCCTGAATGAGTGA